In Glycine max cultivar Williams 82 chromosome 7, Glycine_max_v4.0, whole genome shotgun sequence, a single window of DNA contains:
- the HSP18.5-C gene encoding 18.5 kDa class I heat shock protein — translation MSLIPNFFGGRRNNVFDPFSLDVWDPFKDFPFPNTLSSASFPEFSRENSAFVSTRVDWKETPEAHVFKADIPGLKKEEVKVQIEDDKVLHISGERNVEKEDKNDTWHRVERSSGKFMRRFRLPENAKVEQVKASMENGVLTVTVPKEEVKKPDVKAIEISG, via the coding sequence ATGTCTCTAATCCCAAACTTCTTCGGTGGCCGGAGAAACAATGTGTTCGATCCTTTCTCACTGGACGTGTGGGATCCCTTCAAGGATTTTCCTTTCCCAAATACGCTTTCTTCAGCTTCCTTCCCTGAATTTTCTCGGGAAAATTCAGCATTTGTGAGCACCCGTGTGGACTGGAAGGAGACCCCAGAGGCGCACGTGTTCAAGGCAGATATTCCAGGACTGAAGAAGGAGGAAGTGAAGGTGCAGATTGAAGACGATAAGGTTCTTCATATAAGCGGAGAGAGGAACGTTGAGAAGGAAGATAAGAACGACACGTGGCATCGAGTGGAGCGTAGCAGTGGCAAGTTCATGAGAAGGTTCAGATTGCCGGAGAACGCTAAAGTGGAGCAAGTGAAGGCTTCTATGGAAAATGGGGTTCTTACTGTCACTGTTCCCAAGGAAGAGGTTAAGAAGCCTGATGTTAAGGCCATAGAAATCTCTGGTTAA